The following proteins are co-located in the Paludibaculum fermentans genome:
- a CDS encoding DUF1156 domain-containing protein produces MNDKPRLIEVAFPLKQASIASVHEKNVRHGHISTLHIWPARRPLAACRAALLATLLPDPGDSEKRRELMAKIGGAVVTKSVEEVDDEGNTVVEDKQVVEGGVLAWGQEDEGSMEELRKEIASFYGDEMPSVLDPFAGGGAIPLEAMRLGCAATASDLNPVAWFILKCTLDYPQQFAGKTWPLPSFVRDWPDFLEDFLAGKVKRRRGDKKSHFSDPKQLALMELPDADLAWHVRAWGRWVLERSRANLASRYPIISGEHTVAYLWARTARDKVSTGRIPLLKSFWLCRKKGRRVALLPVPSADRLRVDFVLLRDSDLDQPERIIADNPHLSAWEVTVDTFSDFLKLGTMNRAGVWSPLSGRPGMIALTTEDLRRQGQQGLLDTQMISVVVEVVKPGAKKAVKFYRLPSDSEIVAASPEIEDLAAIFRDLPFGMPDEATPAGGGSGASRAFSLHNYGLKKWRDIFTSRQLLALGVFAVQTREAIQVIRHNEEPASEALAAYLTILFGRLANYMSTLCIWDPTAGEVKQTFSRYALPVNWDFAEANPLSQSDRYYAGGMEVAAKAIASLLVATKGNHRSPDIRRSSSVTTKFAEQQIIFTDPPYYDAIPYSDLMDFFFIWQKRIVGDLNETYRQVFSAQLGPKWDNAANDGELIQDESRHSGDKVKAKQAYEDGMATSFQRCYEGLSDGGRFVVVFANKDVDAWETLVSAMIRAGFLVVASWPIQTEMTGGFRNFNRASLSSSIWIVCRKRPKSAAAGWQERVLEEMKKTLFDPRDTLGGRNILQYYFDLGISGPDFIWAALGPALEAYSAHPFVKKTEGGILTVSEFLREVRKLVLQFCLGELPGFRDFQLETQGRGESLEMDPVTQYYLLHRAYFGLEPTPAGACILYANACGKKETELKVVWNILEQGGKLKKGRPRKEDEESDDQPSETTEGKGNEYRLMGWQERSSKEGLGESKAGQPAPLIDKLHRLMFLFQQNRTSEVQETFDAWGLSNDRAFKPLLQAVRELAVRDKQESERRLVEALATQLRMSRKMIVVANEMKEVSLFDAVADADQVQIN; encoded by the coding sequence ATGAACGACAAGCCGCGGCTAATTGAAGTAGCTTTTCCGTTGAAGCAGGCATCGATCGCTAGCGTTCACGAGAAGAACGTGAGGCATGGCCATATCTCGACGCTGCACATTTGGCCTGCCCGGCGACCGCTTGCGGCTTGCCGGGCAGCGCTGCTGGCCACTCTTCTACCAGATCCGGGGGACTCAGAGAAGAGGCGAGAACTGATGGCTAAAATCGGTGGCGCCGTCGTTACAAAATCCGTTGAGGAGGTTGATGACGAAGGTAATACCGTCGTTGAGGACAAGCAGGTCGTAGAGGGCGGAGTCCTCGCGTGGGGCCAAGAGGACGAAGGGTCGATGGAAGAGCTTCGCAAGGAGATCGCCAGCTTTTATGGGGACGAGATGCCGAGCGTGCTTGACCCATTCGCTGGCGGTGGGGCCATTCCATTGGAGGCCATGCGCCTCGGTTGTGCAGCAACGGCTTCTGACCTGAATCCTGTCGCATGGTTCATCTTGAAATGCACTCTAGACTATCCACAGCAGTTTGCAGGCAAGACATGGCCGCTTCCGAGTTTCGTGCGTGACTGGCCAGATTTCCTTGAGGACTTTCTCGCGGGAAAAGTGAAGAGACGCAGAGGTGATAAGAAGTCCCACTTCTCAGATCCAAAGCAACTGGCTCTTATGGAACTGCCCGACGCTGACCTGGCTTGGCACGTGCGTGCCTGGGGAAGGTGGGTACTTGAGCGCTCCCGTGCGAACCTTGCATCCCGCTATCCCATCATCAGCGGAGAGCACACCGTAGCGTATTTGTGGGCACGAACAGCAAGAGACAAGGTTTCAACTGGTCGCATTCCACTCCTAAAATCGTTCTGGCTATGCAGGAAGAAAGGCCGGCGCGTGGCACTTTTGCCGGTCCCGAGCGCAGATCGGTTGCGTGTCGACTTCGTGCTCTTGCGGGACTCAGATCTTGATCAGCCCGAACGGATCATCGCAGATAACCCGCACCTGTCTGCATGGGAAGTCACGGTTGACACGTTTTCGGACTTTCTTAAGTTGGGCACGATGAACCGCGCCGGTGTCTGGAGTCCGCTGAGCGGACGGCCTGGAATGATCGCCCTGACCACCGAAGATCTTCGTCGCCAAGGCCAACAAGGCCTCCTTGACACGCAGATGATCTCGGTTGTCGTCGAGGTTGTAAAACCCGGAGCCAAGAAAGCCGTCAAGTTTTATCGACTGCCGTCCGACAGCGAGATTGTCGCTGCCTCGCCTGAGATCGAAGACCTCGCTGCCATTTTTAGAGACTTGCCGTTCGGCATGCCTGACGAGGCGACGCCCGCCGGCGGCGGCAGTGGGGCATCGCGGGCATTCTCGCTCCATAACTACGGACTTAAGAAGTGGCGAGATATCTTTACTTCGCGTCAACTCTTGGCCCTTGGTGTTTTCGCCGTACAGACACGCGAGGCAATTCAGGTCATCCGACACAACGAGGAACCGGCATCGGAAGCGCTAGCTGCCTACTTAACCATCTTATTCGGACGCCTCGCGAACTACATGAGCACTTTGTGTATCTGGGACCCAACTGCCGGAGAGGTGAAACAAACGTTTAGCAGGTATGCTCTTCCGGTCAATTGGGATTTCGCCGAAGCAAACCCTCTGTCGCAGTCAGATCGCTATTACGCCGGAGGTATGGAGGTTGCGGCGAAGGCCATCGCATCCCTTTTGGTTGCCACCAAAGGCAACCATCGTTCGCCGGATATTCGTCGCTCTAGTAGCGTGACAACCAAGTTCGCGGAGCAGCAGATCATCTTCACCGATCCTCCCTACTATGACGCCATACCGTATTCGGACCTGATGGATTTTTTCTTCATTTGGCAAAAGCGCATCGTCGGCGATCTCAATGAGACATATCGGCAAGTATTCAGTGCGCAGTTGGGGCCGAAATGGGACAACGCCGCGAACGATGGTGAACTGATTCAGGATGAATCGCGTCATTCGGGCGACAAGGTGAAGGCGAAACAGGCCTATGAAGATGGCATGGCGACATCGTTTCAAAGGTGCTACGAGGGATTGAGTGATGGTGGTCGTTTCGTGGTCGTGTTCGCTAACAAGGACGTCGATGCGTGGGAAACGCTTGTTAGTGCAATGATCCGTGCCGGCTTCCTCGTGGTTGCTAGCTGGCCGATTCAGACAGAGATGACCGGAGGATTCAGAAACTTCAACAGAGCGTCGCTCTCGTCGTCGATCTGGATCGTGTGTCGGAAGCGACCGAAGAGCGCCGCCGCGGGATGGCAGGAGAGGGTGTTGGAGGAGATGAAGAAGACGCTCTTCGATCCTCGCGACACCTTGGGCGGCCGCAACATCCTTCAGTACTACTTCGACTTAGGGATCAGTGGACCCGACTTCATTTGGGCCGCGCTAGGCCCGGCGCTCGAGGCATACAGCGCTCATCCTTTTGTCAAGAAGACTGAAGGAGGCATCCTCACAGTGAGCGAGTTTCTCCGCGAAGTGCGCAAACTGGTACTTCAATTCTGCCTGGGGGAACTGCCTGGCTTCCGTGATTTCCAACTGGAAACCCAAGGGCGCGGTGAGAGCCTTGAAATGGATCCTGTCACCCAGTATTACTTGCTTCACCGCGCTTACTTCGGACTTGAGCCGACTCCGGCTGGCGCTTGCATCCTTTACGCGAATGCTTGCGGGAAGAAGGAGACCGAACTTAAAGTCGTGTGGAACATCCTGGAACAGGGAGGGAAGCTGAAGAAAGGGCGGCCGCGAAAAGAGGACGAAGAGTCCGATGATCAGCCAAGCGAGACTACCGAGGGCAAAGGAAACGAGTACCGATTGATGGGGTGGCAGGAGCGATCCTCGAAAGAAGGACTCGGAGAGAGCAAGGCCGGGCAACCAGCTCCGCTGATAGACAAGCTTCACCGTTTGATGTTTCTCTTTCAACAGAACCGAACTTCAGAGGTCCAGGAGACATTCGATGCCTGGGGGTTGTCCAACGACCGGGCATTCAAGCCGCTGTTGCAGGCCGTTCGTGAGTTGGCAGTACGCGACAAGCAGGAGTCCGAGAGGCGGCTTGTCGAGGCGCTCGCGACACAACTTCGGATGAGCCGAAAGATGATCGTCGTTGCAAACGAAATGAAGGAAGTGTCGCTTTTTGATGCGGTGGCAGACGCCGACCAAGTGCAGATCAACTAG
- a CDS encoding DUF499 domain-containing protein yields MSKQSVIQPWKATCDLRPEIRDRKLTASDFAVDLYKVINGWPGDMPFYCDPAQFFSTTYATQNLRQFCKVVLRRLAKVPGGEAVINVAQTFGGGKSHTLTTLYYLTTLGAKLPKGETSVGTILNDAQLADPPIARVAAVSFDKVDWVKGCEVASPTGEKRSFRMPWNLIAWQLLGQKGLDILARDEAKADYDTPPSDTLWAQILSEVEASGCGALILIDEFLMWAHDAASPDSSGQKQDRGPVWYDRFKNFFQRLSQATESSSRSCLVVSLLATDPQKNDEVGKAVLNACNNGLNRQASLQSPVEKDDLAELLRRRLFVSFPENPADREKHIVAFWPRMKAVDGVRAKQPDSVDRLKTAYPFHPDLLDRFFGKWTDLDQFQRTRGVLQTFAMALRDAEKWDESPIIGPQVFLNAPGKDGLSEALLKLAEAAKDSDRVKNPQWPTNLKTELPRAMDAQKADAATLTGREIEAACVAAFVFSQPIGEQAELSDLRWLLAGTCEMPAVLNNGLIAWAKASWYLEECDSTEAGTGVPKYWRLGPKPNLNQLHDSYKKQVLKHAKSKFNELAEKKCDPLYEGAVEEGIKPHKLPDAPADVDDDGQFRLVVLGADYAGVVGDPPLAKAQEFLRTHSSPSDIRTYQNIVLVATPSVTGLHQAEQQIAEWLAWEEIETSSQFKDLDNFQQKTVRDKKREALKAAQTSVKNAYELVLYLEKDGSIQAKKITLGAESLFATLLKETALRLFRQKIDAEAIMPNGLYPVWPATDSHIRVADLYQQFGRDPRLPKLLSGRTVLNTIEDAVRRGVLAVRCVRTDQSEAWFWRSGIDVTDWGKSAEAWLPAQATLNALSSAAVLPAALSGLWPKTDDGVKLSDLFSWFDGTHVFEEETQPGYPPEMRPIPKVDYTFVKKAVSKAIQDGGLWLVYGNDSVFSEAPTAIQMDADALLFRPPAALAAMDLLPTALSDAWTTEAEPKTTVSALYADLKAKRGRPWPTKLFMDSVNAALGQGFIHRVSGTGPISSLQNDGSTDLMIRSAAPKPQEPPPTQTPAGRRASSLAVLSISEIQDLADQIHMLSKPLAGMDPQIEVRITVKTKGDGDLSLANSILDKIKAGWKL; encoded by the coding sequence ATGAGCAAACAATCAGTGATCCAGCCGTGGAAGGCCACTTGCGATCTGCGCCCGGAGATCCGCGATCGAAAGCTGACCGCCAGCGACTTCGCCGTCGATCTCTACAAGGTGATCAACGGCTGGCCGGGCGACATGCCGTTCTACTGCGATCCCGCGCAGTTCTTCAGCACGACTTATGCGACCCAGAATCTCCGGCAGTTCTGCAAGGTGGTTCTTCGGCGGCTCGCGAAGGTTCCCGGTGGTGAGGCCGTGATCAACGTCGCCCAGACCTTCGGTGGCGGTAAATCGCATACGCTCACCACGCTCTACTACCTGACCACCCTCGGCGCCAAGTTGCCGAAGGGCGAGACGTCAGTAGGGACAATTCTGAATGACGCCCAGCTTGCTGATCCGCCGATCGCCAGAGTTGCCGCCGTGTCGTTCGACAAGGTGGACTGGGTAAAGGGCTGCGAAGTTGCGTCTCCGACGGGGGAGAAGCGCAGTTTCCGCATGCCCTGGAACCTGATCGCCTGGCAGTTGCTCGGCCAGAAGGGCCTGGATATTCTGGCGCGTGACGAGGCGAAGGCGGACTATGACACACCGCCGTCGGACACGCTCTGGGCGCAAATCCTCAGTGAGGTTGAGGCTTCGGGCTGCGGCGCGCTGATCCTGATTGACGAGTTCCTGATGTGGGCGCACGACGCCGCGTCGCCCGACTCATCGGGCCAAAAGCAGGACCGTGGCCCCGTTTGGTATGACCGCTTCAAGAATTTCTTCCAGCGTCTCTCTCAGGCCACCGAGTCCTCGTCGCGTTCCTGCCTGGTCGTCTCCCTGCTGGCCACCGACCCGCAGAAGAACGACGAAGTCGGGAAAGCGGTTCTGAATGCCTGCAACAACGGCCTGAACCGTCAGGCGTCGCTCCAGTCGCCCGTTGAGAAGGACGACCTCGCGGAGTTGCTTCGGCGCCGGCTGTTCGTCAGTTTCCCCGAGAACCCCGCGGATCGTGAGAAACACATTGTTGCTTTCTGGCCGCGCATGAAGGCCGTCGATGGTGTCCGCGCCAAGCAGCCGGATTCGGTAGACCGCCTGAAGACGGCGTACCCGTTCCATCCGGACCTCCTTGATCGCTTCTTCGGCAAATGGACCGACCTGGACCAGTTCCAGCGCACGCGCGGCGTCTTGCAGACCTTCGCCATGGCTCTGCGCGACGCGGAGAAATGGGACGAATCACCCATCATCGGGCCGCAGGTCTTCTTGAACGCGCCGGGCAAGGATGGCCTGAGCGAAGCGCTGCTCAAGTTGGCAGAGGCCGCGAAAGACTCCGACCGCGTGAAGAATCCCCAGTGGCCGACCAACCTGAAGACGGAGTTGCCACGAGCGATGGACGCGCAGAAAGCGGATGCCGCCACTCTCACCGGGCGCGAGATCGAGGCGGCGTGCGTGGCCGCGTTCGTTTTCTCCCAACCCATCGGAGAACAGGCGGAACTATCGGATCTTCGCTGGCTACTGGCTGGCACTTGTGAGATGCCGGCCGTTTTGAACAACGGACTGATCGCCTGGGCCAAGGCGTCCTGGTACCTGGAAGAGTGCGATTCGACGGAGGCTGGCACCGGCGTTCCGAAATATTGGAGGCTCGGGCCGAAGCCGAATCTCAACCAGCTTCACGATTCTTACAAGAAACAGGTGCTGAAACACGCGAAGAGCAAGTTCAATGAACTTGCAGAGAAGAAGTGCGATCCCCTGTATGAAGGCGCGGTCGAAGAAGGCATCAAGCCGCACAAGCTCCCGGATGCGCCTGCTGACGTCGATGACGATGGACAGTTCCGGTTGGTGGTGCTGGGCGCTGACTACGCTGGCGTGGTCGGCGACCCGCCCCTCGCAAAGGCGCAGGAGTTCCTGCGCACGCACTCTTCGCCGAGCGATATCCGGACGTATCAGAACATTGTCCTCGTTGCGACACCCAGCGTGACAGGACTGCATCAGGCGGAACAACAGATCGCGGAGTGGCTGGCCTGGGAGGAGATCGAAACTTCGAGCCAATTCAAAGATCTGGACAACTTCCAGCAGAAGACCGTGCGCGACAAGAAGCGCGAAGCTTTGAAGGCGGCGCAGACCTCGGTCAAGAACGCCTACGAGTTGGTTCTCTACTTGGAGAAGGACGGTTCGATCCAGGCCAAAAAGATCACACTTGGCGCGGAATCGCTCTTTGCTACGCTCCTGAAGGAAACGGCACTTCGGCTATTCCGCCAGAAGATCGACGCGGAAGCGATCATGCCGAACGGCCTATACCCGGTTTGGCCGGCGACAGATTCGCACATTCGCGTGGCGGACCTGTACCAGCAGTTTGGTCGCGATCCGCGGCTGCCGAAGCTCCTGAGCGGGCGGACTGTTCTCAACACGATCGAAGACGCGGTGCGGCGCGGGGTGCTGGCTGTTCGCTGTGTTCGCACCGACCAGTCCGAGGCGTGGTTCTGGCGTTCCGGGATCGACGTCACCGACTGGGGCAAGAGCGCCGAAGCCTGGCTGCCGGCGCAGGCAACGCTGAACGCACTGAGTTCGGCGGCAGTCCTGCCAGCCGCACTGTCTGGCCTGTGGCCGAAGACAGACGACGGCGTCAAGCTCTCGGATCTGTTTTCGTGGTTCGATGGGACCCACGTCTTCGAGGAGGAGACGCAGCCCGGTTACCCGCCAGAGATGCGACCGATCCCCAAAGTGGACTACACCTTCGTGAAGAAAGCCGTTTCGAAAGCCATTCAGGATGGCGGGCTCTGGCTGGTCTACGGCAACGACAGCGTCTTCTCGGAGGCCCCCACGGCGATCCAGATGGATGCCGACGCGCTCCTGTTCCGGCCACCGGCGGCTCTGGCCGCGATGGACCTCCTTCCAACGGCGCTGTCCGACGCCTGGACCACGGAGGCCGAGCCGAAGACCACCGTGTCCGCGTTGTACGCCGACCTGAAGGCCAAGCGCGGGCGGCCGTGGCCGACGAAGCTCTTCATGGATAGCGTCAATGCCGCTCTGGGTCAGGGTTTCATTCACCGCGTCAGCGGAACTGGTCCGATCAGTTCCCTGCAAAATGACGGCAGCACTGACCTGATGATTCGTAGCGCGGCACCGAAGCCCCAGGAGCCACCTCCAACCCAAACGCCAGCGGGGCGTCGAGCCTCGAGTCTTGCGGTCCTCAGCATCTCGGAAATCCAGGACCTCGCGGACCAAATCCACATGCTGTCAAAGCCCCTCGCCGGCATGGACCCGCAGATTGAAGTCCGGATCACGGTCAAGACGAAAGGGGATGGCGATCTGTCGCTGGCGAATAGCATCCTCGACAAGATCAAGGCTGGATGGAAGCTGTGA
- a CDS encoding recombinase family protein produces MRNRRPRQTIEIPLPKAAANHVRCAVYTRKSTEEGLEQDFNSLDAQREAAEAYIASQRHEGWSLIPERFDDGGYTGANMDRPALAKLLTAVEARKVDCVVVYKVDRLSRSLLDFARLMESFDRCGVSFVSVTQQFNTTSSLGRLTLNILLSFAQFERELISERTRDKMSAARKKGKWVGGHPVLGYDIDPNGGRLLVNTAEGLQVKEIFDLYLRHNSLMPVVHQLERLGWHTKQWKTEAGRERGGKPFIKKAVYMLLTNPLYTGFVNHKGKLYPGEHEALVDEATWNLVQSNLHHNGHTNGGGNKNKYGALLRGLLFCVPCGAPMVHTYTAREPKLYRYYVCYNAQQKGWKACETKSVSAPGIETAVLDSIRALGRDGKLRAQVVAGVEADDRSRRAQIEAEQTELLKKLHKLNGDLARNAADKKSGSAARFDRIAGLQQEIEAVERKLTEVALKMKATEESAADPYEIQRTLERFELIWDSLTTRERDKLIRTLVTKVGYDGRTGKVTIGFRHAQGKELCHANTNNQ; encoded by the coding sequence ATGCGAAATAGGAGACCCAGACAGACCATTGAGATCCCTCTTCCCAAAGCAGCCGCGAATCACGTCCGGTGCGCCGTCTACACCCGGAAATCGACGGAGGAGGGGCTTGAGCAGGATTTCAACTCCTTGGACGCCCAGCGCGAAGCGGCCGAGGCTTACATCGCAAGCCAACGGCACGAAGGCTGGAGTCTAATCCCGGAGCGTTTTGACGACGGCGGCTACACCGGCGCCAACATGGATCGGCCCGCGCTCGCCAAGTTGCTGACTGCGGTGGAGGCTCGCAAGGTCGACTGCGTAGTGGTCTACAAGGTTGACCGCTTGAGCCGATCGCTGCTCGACTTCGCCAGGCTAATGGAGAGCTTCGACCGGTGCGGCGTCAGCTTCGTTTCCGTCACCCAGCAGTTCAATACGACGTCTTCGCTCGGTCGGCTGACACTGAACATTCTGCTCTCCTTCGCGCAATTCGAACGCGAGCTCATCTCAGAGCGCACCCGCGACAAAATGTCGGCGGCACGGAAGAAGGGCAAATGGGTCGGCGGACATCCGGTGCTCGGGTACGACATCGATCCGAACGGCGGCCGGCTTTTGGTGAACACAGCTGAAGGCCTGCAGGTGAAGGAGATCTTCGATCTGTACCTGCGGCACAACTCGCTCATGCCGGTTGTGCACCAGCTCGAACGGCTCGGGTGGCACACCAAGCAGTGGAAGACGGAGGCCGGGCGCGAGCGGGGCGGCAAGCCGTTCATCAAGAAGGCTGTGTACATGCTCCTCACCAATCCGCTGTACACGGGCTTCGTCAATCACAAGGGGAAGCTCTACCCGGGCGAGCATGAGGCGCTGGTCGACGAGGCAACCTGGAACCTGGTTCAGTCCAACCTGCACCACAACGGCCACACGAACGGCGGCGGCAATAAGAACAAGTATGGCGCGCTGCTGCGCGGTCTATTGTTCTGCGTTCCCTGCGGCGCGCCCATGGTCCACACCTACACCGCGCGCGAGCCGAAGCTCTACCGCTACTACGTCTGCTACAACGCCCAGCAGAAAGGCTGGAAGGCCTGCGAAACGAAGTCGGTCTCGGCGCCGGGAATCGAGACGGCTGTCCTCGATAGCATTCGTGCGTTGGGCCGCGACGGTAAGCTCCGGGCGCAGGTCGTGGCGGGCGTCGAGGCGGACGATCGCAGCCGTCGCGCTCAGATCGAGGCCGAGCAGACTGAGTTGCTCAAGAAGCTGCACAAGCTGAACGGCGACCTCGCGCGCAATGCGGCCGACAAGAAGAGCGGTTCCGCTGCGCGGTTCGACCGGATTGCAGGTCTCCAGCAGGAGATCGAGGCTGTCGAGCGCAAACTGACCGAAGTCGCCTTGAAGATGAAGGCCACGGAAGAGTCCGCTGCCGATCCGTACGAAATCCAACGAACCCTCGAGCGGTTCGAGCTGATTTGGGATTCGCTGACCACGCGCGAGAGGGACAAACTCATACGGACCCTGGTGACCAAGGTGGGCTACGACGGCCGCACCGGCAAGGTGACTATCGGGTTCCGTCATGCACAAGGAAAGGAACTATGCCACGCAAATACGAACAACCAATGA
- a CDS encoding DUF2924 domain-containing protein, whose product MGTDVSQQIEELAQMTVSQLRERYIEVFGEESRSNHKQFLFRRIAWRIQALAEGGLSERARRRALEIANDADLRIRAPKTFFGQNTSIPPQLAVRTKASRSLDRRLPAPGTILRRHYKGREIIVRVLTDGFEFEQQIYRSLSAIARELTGTKWNGFLFFNLQPAEERDAK is encoded by the coding sequence TTGGGTACCGACGTTTCACAACAGATCGAGGAACTGGCCCAGATGACGGTCAGCCAATTGCGCGAGAGATACATCGAGGTCTTTGGCGAGGAATCGAGGTCGAACCACAAGCAGTTTCTGTTCCGCCGAATCGCGTGGCGCATCCAGGCACTCGCCGAGGGCGGCTTGTCGGAGCGCGCCCGGCGTCGCGCGCTCGAAATCGCCAACGATGCGGACCTTCGGATCCGGGCGCCGAAGACATTCTTCGGACAGAACACCTCGATTCCGCCGCAACTGGCCGTCCGCACAAAGGCGTCGCGGAGCCTCGATCGCCGGTTGCCCGCGCCTGGAACAATCCTCCGGCGACACTACAAGGGTCGCGAGATCATTGTGCGAGTGCTGACGGACGGGTTCGAGTTCGAGCAGCAGATCTACCGATCGCTCAGCGCGATCGCCCGTGAACTGACTGGGACCAAGTGGAATGGCTTCCTCTTCTTCAATCTCCAGCCAGCCGAGGAGCGTGATGCGAAATAG
- a CDS encoding AMP-binding protein produces the protein MLKLLIRGLLRLLYRIEVHGALPQPAKTLIVGNHQSFLDAPIMWSILPDDTLWVVHSQVMKQLIFRLLVRVTDHIVIDTTNPFALKSTVDVIEAGRKVIIFPEGRVTVTGSLMKIYDGPAFIAAKTGATVAPFILDGAVRAKGFSRMEGDYPLAWFPKIKVTFFPGEVIPMPEAPSGKLRRRKAGEAMQRLLQRCLALSKPKRTLHEAFLEAIELHGRGRRMVEDAGGADLTYSGVLKGSLALGRLVSKITAENEVVGVLMPNAAATLCLALGLFGVRRIPAMLNFTAGVDGMQSALRAAKVKTILTSRQFLEKGKLTAVVEKLQGINVVFLEDLRAKLTLGDKLWLIFYALPFPRAATKTSQPDEPAVVLFTSGSEGKPKGVVLSHWAILSDIEQVFSIIDVSRADKILSAMPVFHSFGLTAGFMLPIVSGLRLFLYPSPLHYSIVPELFYDRDATVMFATPTFLKHYAKRAHPYDFRKVKMLLGGAEKLTDEIRNTYMDKFGVRVLEGYGATECAPVIAVNTAMRYKAGTVGEILPLMEWKLEKVPGIEEGGLLHVKGPNVMLGYWRESNPCVLEPPESVFGPGWYPTGDLAVVDSDGFLQLRGRVKRFAKVAGEMISLEVVEKIAEAASPKHIHGAVTRPDAGRGEMIVLCTQDKDLKRDQLQAAAREMGAPELAIPRRIVYIDKIPLLGTGKKDYPKLSQLVEAQLEQSRA, from the coding sequence ATGCTTAAACTTCTGATTCGCGGTCTCTTGCGCCTGCTGTATCGCATTGAGGTCCACGGCGCGCTGCCGCAGCCCGCCAAGACCCTGATCGTCGGCAATCACCAGTCGTTTCTCGACGCTCCCATCATGTGGAGTATCCTGCCCGATGACACCCTGTGGGTCGTGCACTCCCAGGTCATGAAACAGCTGATTTTCCGGCTGCTTGTTCGGGTCACCGATCACATCGTCATCGATACGACCAACCCCTTTGCCCTGAAGTCCACCGTCGACGTCATCGAGGCCGGACGCAAAGTCATCATCTTCCCCGAGGGCCGCGTCACCGTCACCGGCTCCCTCATGAAGATCTATGATGGACCCGCGTTCATCGCCGCCAAGACCGGCGCCACCGTCGCGCCCTTCATTCTTGACGGGGCCGTCCGCGCCAAGGGCTTCAGCCGCATGGAGGGCGACTACCCGCTCGCGTGGTTCCCCAAGATCAAAGTCACCTTCTTTCCGGGGGAAGTCATCCCGATGCCCGAGGCGCCTTCCGGCAAACTCCGGCGCCGCAAGGCCGGTGAGGCGATGCAACGATTGCTGCAGCGCTGCCTGGCGCTCTCCAAGCCGAAGCGTACACTGCACGAAGCGTTCCTGGAAGCCATCGAACTCCACGGCCGCGGCCGGCGTATGGTGGAAGACGCCGGCGGAGCCGACTTAACCTACAGCGGCGTTCTCAAAGGGTCGCTGGCCCTCGGCCGGCTGGTCTCCAAAATCACCGCCGAGAATGAAGTCGTCGGCGTGCTGATGCCCAATGCGGCCGCCACCCTCTGCCTGGCGCTGGGCCTCTTCGGCGTCCGGCGTATTCCCGCCATGCTGAACTTCACGGCGGGCGTCGACGGCATGCAGAGCGCCCTGCGCGCGGCCAAGGTCAAGACAATCCTCACCTCGCGCCAGTTCCTGGAAAAGGGCAAACTCACTGCTGTCGTCGAGAAACTCCAGGGGATCAACGTGGTCTTCCTGGAAGACCTGCGCGCGAAGCTCACGCTCGGCGACAAACTCTGGCTGATCTTCTACGCCCTGCCGTTCCCGCGTGCCGCAACGAAGACCAGCCAGCCGGATGAGCCCGCTGTCGTCCTCTTCACCTCCGGATCCGAAGGCAAGCCCAAAGGGGTGGTCCTCAGCCACTGGGCGATCCTCTCCGACATCGAACAGGTCTTCAGCATCATCGATGTCTCGCGCGCCGACAAGATTCTCTCGGCCATGCCGGTGTTCCATAGCTTCGGCCTGACCGCCGGCTTCATGCTGCCGATCGTGAGCGGGTTGCGGCTGTTCCTGTATCCCTCCCCGCTGCACTACAGCATCGTGCCCGAACTCTTCTACGACCGTGACGCCACGGTCATGTTCGCGACACCCACCTTCCTGAAACACTACGCCAAGCGAGCCCATCCTTACGACTTCCGCAAAGTGAAGATGCTGCTGGGCGGGGCGGAGAAGCTCACCGACGAGATCCGCAACACCTACATGGACAAGTTCGGCGTGCGCGTCCTGGAAGGCTACGGAGCTACGGAGTGCGCGCCCGTCATCGCCGTGAACACCGCCATGCGCTACAAGGCCGGAACCGTCGGCGAGATCCTTCCCCTGATGGAGTGGAAGCTCGAGAAGGTGCCTGGCATCGAAGAGGGCGGGCTACTGCACGTAAAAGGTCCGAACGTCATGCTGGGTTACTGGCGGGAGTCGAACCCGTGCGTGCTGGAGCCGCCGGAGTCTGTGTTCGGCCCGGGCTGGTATCCCACGGGCGATCTGGCCGTGGTCGATAGCGACGGGTTCCTCCAACTGAGGGGCCGCGTCAAGCGCTTTGCCAAAGTCGCCGGCGAGATGATCTCGCTGGAAGTGGTCGAGAAGATCGCCGAGGCTGCGTCGCCGAAACATATTCATGGCGCAGTCACCCGGCCCGATGCCGGCCGCGGCGAAATGATCGTGCTCTGTACGCAGGACAAAGACCTCAAGCGCGACCAGTTGCAGGCGGCCGCCCGCGAAATGGGCGCACCGGAACTGGCCATTCCGCGCCGCATCGTTTACATCGATAAGATTCCCTTGCTCGGCACGGGCAAGAAGGACTATCCGAAACTGTCGCAACTCGTGGAGGCACAGCTTGAACAGTCCCGAGCCTAA